The Desulfobacterales bacterium nucleotide sequence CCTCTTTCAGGGTACTCGGCTGCAACCGCCTGCCAGTTGCCGGAAAGCAGCAGGCCGGCAAACAACAATCCCATCACAATACATTTTGCTTTTTTCATAGTTCCTCCCTCTCTCGATATGATTGGTTATTATTGAGAAACGACCCCCGAATAGAAAAGCAGAGCGTCACACGTATTTAATCCCGATTCATATAATAAAAGTGTTTTGCATATTGCATGCCAGTAACAGTTAGATTCAGAAAACATGAGATCGGTTCTAATAATGATTTTAAAAAAACCGTCTGAACCCATCATTATCGACTGCCCTTGTTGGAATCTGGCTGATTTAAATTAACTCTATATTTTAAATAGTTAACATGGAATCGTGTGTGATTTCACCGAACAAACCGTCACGCATGACACGCCCTGGAAAATCCAAGATTTAAAAAACCGAAACTGTCTTTCTGTTCCCGGAGAATAGATATATTGTTTAATAAACTTGACAAGCGGAAACAATAATGAAACATATCGTTTCAACATGTTACGTTTTCTTAGGGGGAAATGATGTGGGATAAAAAATATGAGGTCGGCGTGGTTATCTCCACAGCTTCATTGGTTGAGCAATTCAAAACCATTGCTAAAGAACGCGGTCAGAATATTCATGTTGCCTGTAAAGGCCTGGATGAAGCCATCACTGCCGGAAAAAAAATGGAATCCGAAGGTGTTGAAGCCATCATCAGCCGCCGCGGCACCGCCCACATGCTTCGCGAAAACTTACGCATACCCGTTTTTTCCATCCCCCAGGCCTCAATTGATATCGTTAAAAGTCTTAAAAAAGCTGCCACCCTCGGCAGCAAAATCGTCCTAACTGCATTTTTAAATAAAATAGCGGGTATTGATATCCTGGAAGAACTTCTCAATATTAAAATTATTCAGGGTATATATACAGACATTGCCTCCATGGAAAGTTCCATCCTGTCCGCTAAATCTCTTGGTTGCAATGTGGCCGTCGGCGGCGGATCGACTATACGGATTGCAGAAAAATATGCTTTAAAATGTGTTGAATTTGAAACCAACGAAGAAATTCTGTTCGAAACTTTTGAAAATGCCATATCAGCCGCTCAAGCCCGGCGGGAAGAACAAAAAAAAGCCTATCATTATCAATGTGTCATTGATGCAACCACAGAAGGCATTATAGGTGTGGATAACGCCGGGCGAATCAAAACAATCAATCAGGTCGCACGGAAACTGCTGGAAATCAAATCTCAAGAAATCATAGACCAATCGGCTTCCCGATATGTAAACAGTGAATCGTTATTACGGCTTTTGAATTCAGAAGTGCCGGTTCGTAATAAACTCGAAAAGGTTAATAATGAGTTATATATTTTTAATCACTTGCCCGTGACGATGAACAATGAAGTCATAGGAGGAGTTTCGACCTTCAAAGATATCGCCAACGTTATGAAGGCAGAAAACGTTGTCAGACATTCTCTTTCGAAAGGTTTGATAGCCAAATATTTTTTCGAGGATCTAATCCACGAAAGCGCTATTATGCGCGATATTGCAATAAGGGCCACACAGTTTGCAAAGACAGACTCGACCATTCTGATAATGGGAGCAACGGGAACCGGTAAAGAAATTATAGCCCAGAGTATTCATAACTTAAGCGATAGAGCTAAAAAACCATTTGTATCCGTCCACTGCGCGGCCCTTCCTGAGCAATTGCTTGAAAGCG carries:
- a CDS encoding sigma 54-interacting transcriptional regulator, encoding MMWDKKYEVGVVISTASLVEQFKTIAKERGQNIHVACKGLDEAITAGKKMESEGVEAIISRRGTAHMLRENLRIPVFSIPQASIDIVKSLKKAATLGSKIVLTAFLNKIAGIDILEELLNIKIIQGIYTDIASMESSILSAKSLGCNVAVGGGSTIRIAEKYALKCVEFETNEEILFETFENAISAAQARREEQKKAYHYQCVIDATTEGIIGVDNAGRIKTINQVARKLLEIKSQEIIDQSASRYVNSESLLRLLNSEVPVRNKLEKVNNELYIFNHLPVTMNNEVIGGVSTFKDIANVMKAENVVRHSLSKGLIAKYFFEDLIHESAIMRDIAIRATQFAKTDSTILIMGATGTGKEIIAQSIHNLSDRAKKPFVSVHCAALPEQLLESELFGYEEGAFTGSKKGGKPGRFELAHKGTIFLDEIDTTPLSVQMRLLRVLQEKEVMRLGADRTVPIDVRILAAAGKDLGISVQEGIFREDLFFRLNVLRITIPPVKNRTEDIPVLLDYFIRKLSAKHGLDPIALPISFVHKLKEYSWPGNVRQLRNFAERLVLNCNLRCSIDAIDELYDELIQYPPGCQVTNSVSSVEPFKLNIKAKKMDQELMIINKTLENAQFSKTKAAKELGISRTTLWRKLKEAGMK